AGTTGCGCAGATGCTTCAAATAGATGCGCTCGGCTTGCGCGTCGGTATCGGCAACTACTACCAACTGCGCGAAACCCGCCCGATAGGGATTGTCATCCAAACCGGCTTGCTCGACCGTGCTCCAGTAGCCATCCATCAATGCCTTAGCCGCCTTGTGGCCCATGAAGCTCAGGTAGCTATAGGTGTAGTCGTTGTCGGCGGCGAATTTCCAGGTTTCGACCGAGCCACCGCCCGCCAGCCAGATCGGCGGATGCGGCTTCTGGAGCGGCTTGGGCCACGGATTGACGTAGCGCAGCTTGGTAAATCGGCCGTTGAAAGGAAAAGGTCCCGGACGCGTCCATGCCTGCTTGATCAGGTCGTGAGCTTCATAGTAGCGCGCTCGGACCTGGGTAGGGGGCAAGCCATAGCATCCCACGGTATCCATCGCGGAGCCGACAGGAAGTCCTGCCACGAGTCGTCCGCCGCTCAGGCAATCGATTAGCGCGAACTCCTCAGCGACGCGGATCGGCGGATTGTAGAGCGGAATAGTATTGCCCAGCACGACCAGCGCCGCGTCCGACTTTCGTCGCGCGAGAATCGACGCAATCAGATTCGGCGCGAGCGGAAAGCCGTAGCCATTCTGATGATGCTCATTGAGACCGAGGCCATCGAAGCCCAGGTCGTCCGCCATCTCGAGCTCGTCGAGATTCCAGTTAAGGTACTTCTGCACCATCTCTGAGTTGCATAGCTCGTCGT
This is a stretch of genomic DNA from Candidatus Binatus sp.. It encodes these proteins:
- a CDS encoding LLM class flavin-dependent oxidoreductase, with the protein product MKTIWFHMQGYRDLPDDFRDRYESIWVTPPNDELCNSEMVQKYLNWNLDELEMADDLGFDGLGLNEHHQNGYGFPLAPNLIASILARRKSDAALVVLGNTIPLYNPPIRVAEEFALIDCLSGGRLVAGLPVGSAMDTVGCYGLPPTQVRARYYEAHDLIKQAWTRPGPFPFNGRFTKLRYVNPWPKPLQKPHPPIWLAGGGSVETWKFAADNDYTYSYLSFMGHKAAKALMDGYWSTVEQAGLDDNPYRAGFAQLVVVADTDAQAERIYLKHLRNFYSKSLYIPPHLAAVPGYMSRKSLSIQLKNNKGIGPFQINFKPHEATWKELVDDSKMVIGGSPATVAHQLEEAVRNIRVGHLMVILQIQSMDKELTEYSTRLFAEKVLPKIQGIWDKEGYADRWWPQGATRNQIRKPAREKVMA